GGACAGTTCTTTAACCCAGAGGAAGGAAATCAAGAGCTATCTCCATGGTTTATGCTGCAATCTACCTATTCTCAGAAGGTTGTTCTTTTCATGGAATGTTGACCATGCTGGCTATATTGTAGTTTTAGTCACTTGTATGAATTTATTTCTTGAGTTTCTCTTCATTGCAAGACTCAATGTTGTTTCATCAGCAATTCTAATTTTCAATGTTGGAACTAGTATCAGGGATACCCAAATATTCTTCTGCTTTTTGTCCTATTAGCTtgcatataacaaaaaaaaggtgtgtgtgtgtatatatatatatatgaacaatttaattagaaatcaaTTGAAATTATCCTGTTACGATGTTAAAATAAGTTCCTAAATGTTCAGCATGTTGCTTGCAAGTGAATGgaacaattttttcttcttccacaggCGAAAGCTTAAATTTGATGTGTTATGTTATGCAGGATTTGGTTTTGGAGGAAGCTCATCCTCTAGCTGTCAAACTATCATTTGCCATCAGTTTGGGTCTTCTACCTGTTACTTTGTCTTTGAAAACTGTCAGCTGTGGAATTAGAAACTCTGGACTTCCCGAAGAGGAAGCCGGAGACCTTGAAAGTAGTAGTAAGAATTCTAATCCACTACCAACTGGACTATAggtttagaattttattttctgtggTGTGCTTATTTTCTTaggtttcatggcatcaaggtATATTCACTATAGAAAATGCTGCAACCTGTACTAAAAATCAACATAAACTTTCATAAACACAATTTTGTGGGTCATTGAAATGTATTGTGAAAATTTTAGCAAGTAATTCAAAAAGACATCTGAAAAGTAGATGAACAGTTTATTACATGGCCCTAAAGGGAGTATGTGGGTTTTGTCGTAACTCAACCCCACAAACTGGCTTGTTGGATGAGTGAGACCCCTAAAGAGGCTGCTAACAAGGTGGGCTAATGGGGATTGCAATTAAGGGAGCTTtccaatagattttttttttcacttgttaGCATAGATGAATTTTGATGATACAAGTAGACGTACTATGTATAAACTAGTTTGACTGAATGATGCCATTATTCCCTTCAGATCAACCAGAATGCTCTCATCAATCAGCACCATATGCCTCTTACTTCTCTGCTATAAGAATATTAGGGATTTTATTTAGTGTTATTAGTAGGTTTGGGCTTATGAAGCACAAAACTTCTCTTGTTTGAAGTGTTGCCGTGCCAAACACGTTTCTGAAAGTTTCTGAAACTGACTTGTTTGGCACATGTCGGACACTACACCTTTTTACACAACTCGGACACTTGAACCAACACCTCTGTATGGATGGATacacattaatattattaaaaaaactatttaacttttaacttttagaaaagtcagcttaaaatataatataaattattaacaaaaataatgccTCTACTCGCCTTTTTTGAGGCTTGTTATCATAGAAATAACATAGAACATTGGTTTAAAAAGGTGAATGTGCCATCAATTTAGATATTTTGCTGTTACTCATATTTCATTTCTGCATATAGTTGAATGCATTATAAATTTGTGGTGAATATTTTTCTGCTGTgtttaatgctttcttttcagctGAGATAACTATTGCTCGGTGTTTCAGGGCTTTGCAAATTGCGCTGTTTCCCACCTGTTGCACTTGCTTGGGATGATACATCTGGTCTTCATGTATATCCAAATTTGAACAGTGAGACAATTGTTGTTGATTCCTCCCCAGCTCATTGGAGTTCAACCCAGCAATCTGAAAAAACCGTTGTTCTTTTGCTGGTAAGTGGTATGAATCACCTAATCACCTAAAATTGAGCTGCTTTTCCCCTTAAATTCTTCAACAAATAGAGCAAAGAGTTACTTtcttgtaaaataatttgtaaaggGATTCCAAACTACCAAATTTCTGTCTATCTAGCATTCTCTTACTGGCAATGGGAGgtgttatgacaatttttttaatttctccacTATTCTACAGGTTGACCCACATTGTTCTTATAAGAGTAGCATTTCAATTTCTGTTAGTGCTGCTGCAAGTAGGCTTCTACTGTTGTATAGTCCAAAGGTAATGAAATTTCTTTATGCCTGAATTTTGTAATTGCttatcattcattttatttatttatttggatttCCAATAATCTCATGCCTttgtaaaacattattttattatttatttggatttCCAATATACTTATATTCCGTtggcaattttttattatttatcctcTTTTGTacaatttggtgtttttgattGATTTACAAAGTTGAATTGTTTGCTCATGGTTATGGTCCAGACATACTTAATATTTGCTTGCTTTGTTCTCTCTTCATATCCATCCTCTTAGTATATGGATTCTAATTCATatcaaatgattttatttattggcTGTTGTTCATGCAGATAGTTGGTTTCTCTATTGCTGTTGTTTTCTTTGCTCTAATGCGGCAAGCATGTTCATGGGATCTTGATCTGCGGATACCATCAATGCTGACTGCTGTCGAATCCAATTTGACACTAATATCACATTTCTTTCCCCTAGCCATTCTAcccattttcttttccttattcCTTTCATTGTTGATGTCTCAGCCACTTCCTCCATTCGCCAGCTTCATCAGCATCTCTCTAATTTGTTATATCTTTGCAAACGGATTCATAGCTattctaattttgatttctcACTTGGTATTCTTTGTGGCTGCTGTTACACATATTTTCATCAAGACAAGGTTAGTAGACTGATTGATACCACTTATCACCCTAAATTTTGCCCCGGATATGTTTTCTAATGTCAAGTAGGGTAGCCTTGATATATTAATAGAAATTTGGCTTAGTAAATCTTATTTCCTgtgaatatctatatttattctCTTATCTCTACCAATTTTTTTAGGCTTGCTAATCAATAAAAGAAATGCTAACCATGTTGCTacatttaatgataaataacaTGGGTAAATATATTGCAGGTGGCAAATGTGGGAACGGAAtgttagctttttttttcttcgttgGTTTGTTAATCGTTCGTCTAGCTTCTTTTCTCTAAAGGTAAAGTACAACCTTATATGTGAGGTGGTTGTCAAATCAAGTATGTTGTAGCTGGGTTTCTTATCCACAtttctaaatttcatttttgattTGCTTATTTCTGTGGGTGAAGGGTTAGTAGAATAGTGGTGGAAAGTAGACAAGGGAGGGTGCTTATGCTAGTGGTAGCTTTTGTGACCTTCTGTTTTCCTTTGTACTTCATGTTCGGCACATTCACCTTTGAATCTTGGTACTTACATTTAACAGGTGGTTAGGGTTCTAAGAGCAAATCCAGTAATTGTTACGGCAGTTACTGCAATGGTCTTGGGAAGCTTGGTTCATCCATCCTTTGGTCTCCTTATACTTCtcttctctcattttctctgTTGTCACAACGCATTATGCAGGTATATCTATTCTACAtttattcatttctttttaGTTGGTTACTGCAAAGGATTAATAACATCTTATCAAATGATATCTTCCCCTATACTTTCAAATGGCTATCAATCAATCTTACCTGCAACTGACATATGTAAGCTAATTTAACATTCATTCAGTATGAGTCTTAACAAATCCTGTGTCAGTGTGTTAATATCTCTTTTCTATATGTTGCTTACATGTTGGAAAATATTGGGTGTGAGAGAAGATGCTATTTGATTGCAACAATAACTGGGAAAGTGAAATAATTTGTGTCATTAGGATAAGTGGAAGTTTTGGGCGAAATGATAGGGAAGATATCTTTTACAATTCATTGTGTTAACTTGTTTGACTTTTTGTGAGactgaattttctttttgtttttgtagcaGTTTCCTGACAGCATCTTGTTGCAACCACGAACagaataatgaaaattttgattgtAACTGTGAAGACTATGTGGGGTCTGAAAGGCTGAAGTTCAAATTTGATGGTAGTTTCAAGCGGACTTTCCCTTCAGAAGACAATTCCTCCAGCAGTCCAGATTCATCAAAAAGTTTTGGTGAGACACAATTAGATTTATTTCACCATCGCCATGGCTTGTTGATATTGCATCTTGTTGCAACGATGATGTTTGCCCCATCCGTTGTAGCTTGGATCCAGGTAcaatatatcaattaattttcatGTAGCATTCTAAACATATTCTGCTATGCaaccacttttcttggggggaGTGTTCTAGGGAGGTTCTACTGGGAGGGGGAATGGGAAAGAGGAATGTGGTTGATTGAATTCTCACAAAATAACCATAGCCTCCTGGTGAAGACTAGGAGAGATGCGTGCTTACAAAATCTGACCCATATTCTTACATATGATTTTGTTTCTCCATTCATAGTTAGATACTACGATACCAACACTTTAAGAAATACGTTTTAATTTGCTTCTATTCTGGTTCCCTTTCAGTGGAATCTTTCTTTcctatttccttttctttcttctttaggCCTTTTCACtttcaaacaacaaaaaatgaacTGTGTTCTGTTAAATGTGCACCTTGTTCGTTTACATCATTTTGGGTATGGATAAGAAATAAATCAGTGCAGTTGATGTTGAAGTTGTACTTAAGTTGAATGTGAAAACTCCaagctccattttttttttttgaaatttattggaTTACTGCTGGAAAGAAAACATACGATTACTTTTTATGATTGCATTaccttatctttttatttttactttttttagagGTTGGCGTTGGGTGAGAGCCTCCCGTGGCTCCTGGATTCAGTGCTTTGCATCGGCGTCATTCTTCATGGCATCTGCAACTCGAAGCCCGAATTCAATTCCTTCTTCTTGTCCTATACTGGGATCCCCATCCGCAATGTTAGGCTATATTTTATCTATCTCATAGCTGGATACTGGTCCTATTTTTCTGGTCTCACTTTGGCTCCCTACAGAGCGTTTTATGTTATGGGTGCTGTGGGGGGCATTTCCTTCGCTTTAAGGATGTTGTGTAGACGGAACGGGGAAAAGAAAGAGGTTACTTATAGCAGCCGAAAGCATTCTCACAGGCACTGAAAATTTCGAAAACCACTTTCTTACTCATAGTAGAATGccacgtgtgtgtgtgtgtaagcaTGTGCCCCATTTAGACACCTAGGTCATTGATGTTAgatatttaatttcatatagAACGAGCAGGCTTTACCGGTTTGATGTGTTTATGCTGGTATTCCTGTGAAAACTGTTGTAACATTTAGATAGTTAGGATTAGTGTCTTTTTCATGTGCTGAAGCGTTTTTTGCTGCTGTTGTATAATTGTTTTACGAGGATATTCCGTAATATTTTTGCAATTTTGCCTGAATGTGAGGAAAGTAAACTTTTTCATACGGTTGGAAATAACTTCTTTTGTGTTCTTAATCCTTACATGAGAAAGATTTTTGAAATGCATTGATAAAAAGAAGGCCTTCATAGCAAAGGTATTAAATAGTAATTCAACTATTTGagttaaaaatttgataaaattcttGACAACGAATTCAAGTTGAATTTGCGTTGATTACATGGGTAATTCAACTccaaactttatatatatatatatatatatatatatatatatatatatatatatatatatatatataatggtttCACACAGTTGGATCTTTGAGCACTTTTCGATCATTGACTCTCGTCAATTTGTCCCTAGTATATTGAGTAGTGTCCTTATGATTGTCGATGTTTGATATTGTGAGAGGTTCTACGGAAGTTAGTGTTTACATCTAGGAGTGCACTAGATGTGCTGTAGACAAAGACTGTCATATGGATCGATGCCTCATGAAGCCCGCACACGAGCAACCTTTCTAGGGCATCCCGTATCATATTAGACCCATTATTGTGTTCCTACCTACTAGAGGTGCTACAACAGTTTGGGCAAGTTATATAAGGGATTCCTCGCTCACTATACACATCATTATTATTGATGTGCTTGGCATAGAGGAATGTGATTAGGGGTTTTATTCAATAGCTTGATCACATTCTTGATGATGCCACAATGCCACTAGAGAAACACACGATTGATTCAGTGGAGTGCATTGATGGATACATTCCTTGGTTTCACAACATTTTGTGCGTGTTAAATGGCAATCACATTAATTTCATAGTacttaattatgttaaattcaCTTTTGTAGAAACGAtctaaggaattttttttttagttactttaGGCCATGCTTGATGGAGTATTGTTACTGAGGGGATTGATGCTTGAATCTTCACACAGGATTCATTGAAAGTCAAGCAGGCAGACATTGAAGCCTATTGATTATCTCATTTTAGTTGTATTATTTTGTATCTGATAAATGTATTCTATAAATATTACTACattgaattattttgatttatttaatattttcaccTCGATCATTTATCAAGTTATTCAACtcttattaaatgatttaatctaaaaataataattaaacatgaaaaatgAATAAGTTAACAACAATACGTAAACTAATTTCCGTGTGGttttatgttataaaaattagttttcctAAAGggtaaatttgacaaaatatacaaaaaattagCAGAGGTGCAAAAGTAAAAAGGAGAGTGTGGATAGTGGACATTTTTTACAACATGAAAAAGGAAGCATTTTTATCATGTGATGGgccatattttttatgttatgttagcTCCCATCACTCTAATGGTGTAATAAAGTTCAAAAAGGTTGATcgattaaaaaagtaaattaaaatactctactagagagaaaaaaatgatggtaACTTGTAAGTACTAACAAGTACTGAGTTCTCTTATTTATTAGTAGATGGTaactcaaaaaattatttgaagttttttttcaagtatttaTAGAGATAAGGTACACAACTATCAATCACTGTCATTCggttgcttttgttttttggcTGGATGTGCCATTGGGTTTGCTCATAACCACTTCTTTAGAGATGGTATTTAAATTCAGCAATCAAGTCTTACATTAACACTGTGTTAATTGATTTACAGTTTAACATTCTCTAGTTTTGTAAACTTAGATTAAAGAATAGTTCGGAAAGATCATAATTCAGAATGTCTGTTCAGTTCTGCATGATTCATTTTGTACCTTGAAATCAAAGCAATGCACTTCACAAATTATGAGACACAAAGAtcaccataaaatgacattaagaaaaaaaaaaagaaagtatagTTGTTAACATGCTTCATGGTTAACAACATTTTCAGGGCTCTAGATGCCCTCAAATTTATGGCAAGGCTAAAACTGCAATCTTTTTCACACATTCATTCACCTTCTTCTGTTCATGGCTCTAGATGCCATAGCCCTCAAATTTTCTCTAGCTAATGATGTTGAGGTTAGCCTGCTAGACTGTTCCTGGCTGCTCCCTCTATAAGTTTGCATGAACTCTTCTCTCTGCATCCTTAGAGCTAAAGCTGCATCCTCATGTTGGCTAGTAGAAACccctcttcctcctcttcttgcCCTCAATCTCGCCAACCGAGTTCGAGTCGTTCCTAGGCTTCTTTGCTCATCAATTTCTCTCTGCAACATTCTAGCCAATGCAGCATCCTCATTTTCCTgtgttgatgttgttgttgttgttgttgttgctgttgtccCACTCCTCATTGAATTCGTGCTTCTGCTTGATGCCACCCTTAAAGGTTGTGTGTCGTTCCTTAGGTAAGCAAAAAATGCTGACTCTGGACTCAGGTTTTGAGCTTGTTGGCGACTATTCAAGGCACTAGCTTCTTTTCTTGCTTCAACTTCTTGTGGAAACAGGAGCTGGATTGTGTTCCAGAGAACTGTGTTCACAGTGCATGATCTTCCATTGCTGCAATATATCAATAAAGGATTTTATAGATCAGCTAGCAAAATAAATGTTTGTGGAACAGAAACCATAATTAGTTAAGAACATGTGATTTTTTGTaaagttaacaaaaaattatagacTATCACCTGATTAATTGCCTGCATTTTGGGCACTTTTTGCCACACTTGTCTGCAGCAGATCGTAGACATTTTCTACAGAAGCTGCAAATTTGAAGAATCAGAATCAGAAATCTAGGAATTCTTgtatattaaaacataaattggGTACccccaacaaaaaaattaagcataattttatacaaatgctgaaaattgaagataaaaaatctGGGagtttatatgttaaaaattgatttgagtACCCACCCTAAAGGAaattttctaggttaattttttacACAAGCTGAAAATTTGTAGATTCTAGATCAGAATTTAggagtttatatatattaaaaattaatttggctACAATAAAGGAAATTTTCTAgtataattttctgaaaaagcTGAAAAATTGTAGATTCCGGATCAGAAATCTAGAGTTgatgtattaaaattaaaattgggtACACTAAAGGAAAATTTCTTGCACAATTTCAATGGTTCAAAATCAGAATTTCAGTCTGGTGGGGTGTTTGACTTTTGATTTGATATTTACCTGTGACCACAAGGAGTGGTACTTGGCTCAAAGCATATTTCCAAACAAATCTGCAGCaagcaaataaaacaaaacattacaaacaaaatatgaaacTAAATCAAAATCAGCATGAAACATCACAAGGTTCTTACAGCACAGGAAAGCTCATCCCTTAGTTTATCAATGCAGGGAAGAGAAGAACTAGATGAAGCGTCACCTGGGTTCTTCTCTTTCGATTCATTACCACCCTCTCCTACTTTGCTTCCCTCATTCTCAACACACGCTTTCTTTCCCTCATTCTCAACAcaagctttcttttctttcttctttctcccaCTATCTATTCATCAAAACAACATAACAATTAACATGAGTGAAAagaggagatataaggttggatTAGTGGTAAACTCGCTAACAAAAAACtgacatattaataattaacatttgccgataaaaaaaaaaaagagtgaaaagaAAACGCATAAAagcaaataaacataaaattgagACATCCAAGATAATGAAATGACCTATTTTGGGAGTTTCTTCTGCATCAAGATCAAGTACTACAGGGATTGGAGCTTGTGGACTCCTCTGAGCTCTACGTTTCCTAAACACAAACAGCAttattaacaatattataaCATGATAACCAATCAAGTCACtattgagaaaacaaaaaaaagaaagaaccaATCTTTACAAGGGAAAAAAATCGAGAAAACTTAGATTCGGTtctttctaagtttttttttatatttttcagtaaTAAGAGAGTTAGAGTTTCCTCTCCGTTTCCGTCTAACAACAACTTGCATTAAATATAAACGTAGATTACTGAGAAGAAACCCGAACTCTGattacagaaataaaaaaaaaaacaaaaacaaaagtacTTAAGGAACCATTCTAAAATTGtctagaaaaaaagaagaaaaagaaaatgaaggggACACTACCTTGATGAGTTTGGTGGGGTTTTGGAGTGCAAAACATAGCGCTTCTTGTGCTTGGGATCTCTATCTGGCGTGTCTTCAACGATGAGGCTAGCCAATAACAGTGCCTCTTCATCCCAACCAGCCATAGCAGCCGCGGATTTGAACCTTGGGCTAAAAAGGGTTGCCATGTTTTGGCCATTGGAATCAGTTAATGGGACCTTCTGGTTTCTGGGGCTGCGCCTCTGTTCTTCATTCGCCACCATTCTTTTGTTCTCCATTGCTTTGAACTTTGCAAGGGCTAACGAACGGGTaagggggagagagagagagaactcaCTCAGTGGCAatgattattttgaatattttcccAACGGTCGAATTATTTTGAATGGCTTCGGGGGGTGCTGCCGCGTGACTGTAACGGCTATGGCTGTTTAAGGCAATAATATGGTCACGGCATCAATCcttttttctacttttattaGCTTATATTGCTGTAGAAGATTTAGAacgaatattataatataatttaagaaaagTTTAATTCACAGTAAgagaataattatatattagttcatttctttaaataaatgaacATATTGAATTTGTCTTtttgaaaatgagaaatttactgtagaaaattaaattatgaatttCGGTATTTAATAGGGAAATTAacagtttatatatatacaccaatatatatttatatttgtatatataattataaatattaatatatattgaaataattttatattattttagtttacataatcctttttttatattgaaataattttatatcaaaaaatattttaaattaaatttatagttattaatttttctttccaaatgaATTTAATAGGTATTCATGTGAGTGTAAAAGTATTGCACAGATAATTATTAGATATATTgatcttaattatttaataagaatATTTATCTATCTAATGGTTAACCAATATTTCTGTTGACAAGCgtacataaaatgaattcaTTCACAACAATCAACCAAAAGCTACTGAATGTGAACAGTAATGGCAAATTAGGGGTAATttctttttgagaaaaaaaaatcatttcataaaTACCTCATTTACTTCTCATCGCCTTCTTTTCCTATCGAAACCCTATCATACCATTAAGTATAATAGGAGTCGTGTGCGGCCATGTTTGGACATAGGGTGGAAGTTTGGCCAAATGGTAATTTTCAGCATTGATGGCCAAAGGGGTTTCAATTGAATATAGGATTTTGTTGACGAAATCATCACAGTTGGACAAATAGAAGGTAAATGGTTAAAGAGTGAATAATCCATCCGACTTGAGAATGAGACCCAACGTCAGATCATCATAGAGTTGGTTGATATCATCAAGGGTTTTTAGGTTGAGGGCATCACATCATCTTCGTGATCCATGGGGATGTTGAAGTTGGTAACTTTGAAATTGATGTGAATGAACGCTAGGGTTGAAAAGAGAAGGATAGTGTATAGGATGGATTCTGCATTAAGATGAATGAAGAGCGATTTAAAGAAGGAGAATAACAACCAAAAGGGTAAAAGTGACCaagttttaaggaaaaaaattgaaattaaaagaggacaaataaagattttgctaccattttaaattttgaaattaattctcattaatgataatgaaagATAAAGTGGTTTGTAATGGTAACAATTTTCAACTTCATGAAACTAGTTGATAAATGTTGGGGGCATTTATTTATTGGTAATTGAATTTAGAAATTTGGCAACTTAGCTAAAGTTAAAGTACAATTAATTGATAAAGAGCTCTTTTGAGAGAATGATTAGTTGCTCTAAGCATAGGAGGTGTCCATCTTGAGATGTCAATTAAACATTGAGCTGAAGATTTGTTGAAGCCCAATTGATTAAGGAGTCCATTTAGTTGTTGACTCGTGGAAGGATAAGGCTTAACGGTGTAAAAAATTGAGTGAAGAGGTTAGAATATAAGATTccttagggtgtgtttggtttgcatttttattttctatttttattttttgttttcattttctgaaaactattttcattttcaaaagattagaattctaaaaacatgtttaaccCTAGCACACAAGACTGTGTCGTCACCACCCTCCATTGTGCCATTGAATCACCTCTATTCACTGGCGTTGCACCTCACCACCAACAAGTAGTTGAGGATGCCATGAAACCTTCCCAAAAGGGAACAAAATCGTTGAAGCCCCAACATAACCACTAACTAGACTAATTTAGGTTGTAA
The Glycine max cultivar Williams 82 chromosome 16, Glycine_max_v4.0, whole genome shotgun sequence genome window above contains:
- the LOC102666585 gene encoding uncharacterized protein isoform X1; the encoded protein is MENKRMVANEEQRRSPRNQKVPLTDSNGQNMATLFSPRFKSAAAMAGWDEEALLLASLIVEDTPDRDPKHKKRYVLHSKTPPNSSRKRRAQRSPQAPIPVVLDLDAEETPKIDSGRKKKEKKACVENEGKKACVENEGSKVGEGGNESKEKNPGDASSSSSLPCIDKLRDELSCAICLEICFEPSTTPCGHSFCRKCLRSAADKCGKKCPKCRQLISNGRSCTVNTVLWNTIQLLFPQEVEARKEASALNSRQQAQNLSPESAFFAYLRNDTQPLRVASSRSTNSMRSGTTATTTTTTTSTQENEDAALARMLQREIDEQRSLGTTRTRLARLRARRGGRGVSTSQHEDAALALRMQREEFMQTYRGSSQEQSSRLTSTSLARENLRAMASRAMNRRR
- the LOC102666585 gene encoding LON peptidase N-terminal domain and RING finger protein 3 isoform X2 yields the protein MENKRMVANEEQRRSPRNQKVPLTDSNGQNMATLFSPRFKSAAAMAGWDEEALLLASLIVEDTPDRDPKHKKRYVLHSKTPPNSSRAQRSPQAPIPVVLDLDAEETPKIDSGRKKKEKKACVENEGKKACVENEGSKVGEGGNESKEKNPGDASSSSSLPCIDKLRDELSCAICLEICFEPSTTPCGHSFCRKCLRSAADKCGKKCPKCRQLISNGRSCTVNTVLWNTIQLLFPQEVEARKEASALNSRQQAQNLSPESAFFAYLRNDTQPLRVASSRSTNSMRSGTTATTTTTTTSTQENEDAALARMLQREIDEQRSLGTTRTRLARLRARRGGRGVSTSQHEDAALALRMQREEFMQTYRGSSQEQSSRLTSTSLARENLRAMASRAMNRRR